The Benincasa hispida cultivar B227 chromosome 9, ASM972705v1, whole genome shotgun sequence genome has a segment encoding these proteins:
- the LOC120086339 gene encoding uncharacterized protein LOC120086339 isoform X6, whose translation MQPSPSLITGPVRTLTTTARPSAIIIQAYQQYHQPNPNFISFFGYRPDLVGACTRRFSACASPSSGPQVPATSAPLIQSHLGATSRMSTLGKLDTIEEELEKAIYRCRFMAFLGVLGSLIGSVLCFIKGCVHVAASFSEYFVNRGKVIMLLVEAIDVYLLGTVMLVFGTGLYELFISHLGSARSSSKSSVEHKSNLFGLFTLKERPKWMNMTTVNELKTKLGHVIVMLLLIGFFDKSKKVVIQSPDEDEDGG comes from the exons ATGCAACCGTCTCCCTCGTTAATTACTGGCCCTGTCAGAACTCTAACGACCACCGCCCGACCTTCCGCGATCATCATCCAAGCCTATCAGCAGTACCATCAACCTAATCCaaatttcattagtttttttgGGTATAGACCTGACCTTGTCGGTGCTTGTACCCGTAGATTTTCTGCTTGTGCAAGTCCCAGCTCAGGGCCTCAAGTTCCGGCCACTTCTGCTCCGTTAATCCAATCTCATCTTGGCGCTACGTCTCGGATGTCGACACTGGGAAAGTTGGATACCATCGAGGAGGAGCTTGAAAAG GCCATTTATCGATGCCGATTCATGGCATTTTTGGGCGTTTTAGGGTCTTTAATTGGCTCGGTACTCTGTTTCATCAAG GGGTGCGTTCATGTAGCAGCATCTTTCTCAGAGTACTTTGTAAATCGTGGAAAAGTGATCATGTTGCTAGTTGAGGCCATAG ATGTGTATCTCTTAGGAACTGTGATGCTAGTCTTTGGCACGGGTCTGTATGAGCTGTTTATCAGCCATCTTGGAAGTGCACGGTCATCATCAAAGAGTAGCGTCGAGCATAAATCAAACTTATTTGGCTTGTTTACTTTAAAG GAACGACCTAAATGGATGAACATGACGACCGTTAACGAACTGAAAACAAAGCTGGGGCATGTCATAGTGATGCTGCTTCTAATTGGGTTCTTTGACAAGAGTAAAAAGGTGGTTATACAATCTCCAG
- the LOC120084885 gene encoding uncharacterized protein LOC120084885: MPPNFLSSIKRHTHPLIWIAGIICATIALAVIIAGIVIFIGYVTIRPRVPSISVTDGHLDRIRSSRTGLLEVQMKIVVRAENQNARAHASFSQTDFVLLFDGIEIASLVAHRPFKVNKMSYLDLHFLVESSAIPLNPTQMQHLSWSLKRDLMQFDLKGSSRTRWRVGILGPLKFWCRLNCHLRFYPRNGSYIPAPCSSRQK; the protein is encoded by the coding sequence ATGCCACCAAATTTCCTATCCAGTATTAAGCGACATACTCATCCTCTGATTTGGATTGCCGGCATAATCTGCGCCACCATAGCTCTTGCAGTGATAATCGCAGGCATCGTCATCTTCATCGGCTATGTGACGATCCGCCCTAGGGTACCTTCAATCAGTGTAACCGACGGACATCTCGACAGAATCCGAAGCAGCAGAACCGGATTGCTTGAAGTCCAGATGAAGATCGTCGTCCGAGCCGAGAATCAAAATGCTAGGGCACACGCAAGCTTTTCACAGACCGATTTCGTCCTGCTTTTCGACGGCATAGAAATCGCATCACTGGTGGCTCACCGGCCGTTCAAAGTGAACAAAATGAGTTACCTAGATTTGCATTTCTTAGTGGAATCATCAGCGATTCCGCTCAATCCAACGCAAATGCAGCATCTTAGCTGGTCGCTGAAGAGAGATTTGATGCAATTCGATCTGAAAGGAAGCTCGAGAACTCGATGGCGAGTTGGAATTTTGGGACCCCTCAAGTTTTGGTGCCGTTTGAACTGTCACCTCAGGTTTTACCCGCGTAATGGAAGCTACATCCCTGCGCCTTGTTCTTCAAGGCAGAAGTAA
- the LOC120086339 gene encoding uncharacterized protein LOC120086339 isoform X5 — MQPSPSLITGPVRTLTTTARPSAIIIQAYQQYHQPNPNFISFFGYRPDLVGACTRRFSACASPSSGPQVPATSAPLIQSHLGATSRMSTLGKLDTIEEELEKAIYRCRFMAFLGVLGSLIGSVLCFIKGCVHVAASFSEYFVNRGKVIMLLVEAIDVYLLGTVMLVFGTGLYELFISHLGSARSSSKSSVEHKSNLFGLFTLKERPKWMNMTTVNELKTKLGHVIVMLLLIGFFDKSKKVVIQSPGVDEDEDGG, encoded by the exons ATGCAACCGTCTCCCTCGTTAATTACTGGCCCTGTCAGAACTCTAACGACCACCGCCCGACCTTCCGCGATCATCATCCAAGCCTATCAGCAGTACCATCAACCTAATCCaaatttcattagtttttttgGGTATAGACCTGACCTTGTCGGTGCTTGTACCCGTAGATTTTCTGCTTGTGCAAGTCCCAGCTCAGGGCCTCAAGTTCCGGCCACTTCTGCTCCGTTAATCCAATCTCATCTTGGCGCTACGTCTCGGATGTCGACACTGGGAAAGTTGGATACCATCGAGGAGGAGCTTGAAAAG GCCATTTATCGATGCCGATTCATGGCATTTTTGGGCGTTTTAGGGTCTTTAATTGGCTCGGTACTCTGTTTCATCAAG GGGTGCGTTCATGTAGCAGCATCTTTCTCAGAGTACTTTGTAAATCGTGGAAAAGTGATCATGTTGCTAGTTGAGGCCATAG ATGTGTATCTCTTAGGAACTGTGATGCTAGTCTTTGGCACGGGTCTGTATGAGCTGTTTATCAGCCATCTTGGAAGTGCACGGTCATCATCAAAGAGTAGCGTCGAGCATAAATCAAACTTATTTGGCTTGTTTACTTTAAAG GAACGACCTAAATGGATGAACATGACGACCGTTAACGAACTGAAAACAAAGCTGGGGCATGTCATAGTGATGCTGCTTCTAATTGGGTTCTTTGACAAGAGTAAAAAGGTGGTTATACAATCTCCAG
- the LOC120086339 gene encoding uncharacterized protein LOC120086339 isoform X4, producing the protein MQPSPSLITGPVRTLTTTARPSAIIIQAYQQYHQPNPNFISFFGYRPDLVGACTRRFSACASPSSGPQVPATSAPLIQSHLGATSRMSTLGKLDTIEEELEKAIYRCRFMAFLGVLGSLIGSVLCFIKGCVHVAASFSEYFVNRGKVIMLLVEAIDVYLLGTVMLVFGTGLYELFISHLGSARSSSKSSVEHKSNLFGLFTLKERPKWMNMTTVNELKTKLGHVIVMLLLIGFFDKSKKVVIQSPAIELPRNSASIIIIYEVWVLLW; encoded by the exons ATGCAACCGTCTCCCTCGTTAATTACTGGCCCTGTCAGAACTCTAACGACCACCGCCCGACCTTCCGCGATCATCATCCAAGCCTATCAGCAGTACCATCAACCTAATCCaaatttcattagtttttttgGGTATAGACCTGACCTTGTCGGTGCTTGTACCCGTAGATTTTCTGCTTGTGCAAGTCCCAGCTCAGGGCCTCAAGTTCCGGCCACTTCTGCTCCGTTAATCCAATCTCATCTTGGCGCTACGTCTCGGATGTCGACACTGGGAAAGTTGGATACCATCGAGGAGGAGCTTGAAAAG GCCATTTATCGATGCCGATTCATGGCATTTTTGGGCGTTTTAGGGTCTTTAATTGGCTCGGTACTCTGTTTCATCAAG GGGTGCGTTCATGTAGCAGCATCTTTCTCAGAGTACTTTGTAAATCGTGGAAAAGTGATCATGTTGCTAGTTGAGGCCATAG ATGTGTATCTCTTAGGAACTGTGATGCTAGTCTTTGGCACGGGTCTGTATGAGCTGTTTATCAGCCATCTTGGAAGTGCACGGTCATCATCAAAGAGTAGCGTCGAGCATAAATCAAACTTATTTGGCTTGTTTACTTTAAAG GAACGACCTAAATGGATGAACATGACGACCGTTAACGAACTGAAAACAAAGCTGGGGCATGTCATAGTGATGCTGCTTCTAATTGGGTTCTTTGACAAGAGTAAAAAGGTGGTTATACAATCTCCAG
- the LOC120087227 gene encoding pentatricopeptide repeat-containing protein At1g77360, mitochondrial-like, whose translation MVEAMAENPKMGVKNPSKIPTSSSPASPKSPRFPLHLDLLDISPAAKTICEVLVRVSRNDVDAALSATGVAPSPELVQEVLRVSYNHPSSAIKFFRWARQLAKQSAYSWNLMIDLLGKNELFEEMWNGIRTMRQEKIISLPTFVSVFGSYCSAGRFKEAMMSFEVMDRYEVEKDVVAVNSLLSAICTEENQTSKAWEFFEKYKEKIPLDGDSFAILLEGWEKEGNVEKAEVAFGEMVKRIGWNPENVSSYDAFLTTLVRGGRSEEAIKVLLEMKKNGCLPGLKFLSNALDSLIQQNDANHAILLWDIVVGSGLVPNLIMYNAIIGLLSEKSKIKDSFRLFDAMVFHGAFPNSSTYNLIFSCLIKNKKVKEASQFFREMVKNECPPTPSNCAAAITMLFDGYDPETAIDIWNYMVENHIKPMDASANALLIGLCNLDRLTEVKSFAYDMLDRRIGILESTMKFLKNSFYQQRGGLRENYDSLLRRWRASSIL comes from the coding sequence ATGGTGGAAGCCATGGCtgaaaaccctaaaatgggtgTAAAAAACCCTTCCAAAATTCCCACCAGTTCTTCGCCTGCGTCGCCTAAATCCCCACGCTTCCCTTTGCATCTCGACTTGCTCGACATATCGCCGGCTGCTAAAACCATTTGTGAAGTCCTGGTCAGAGTCTCACGGAATGATGTAGACGCCGCGCTGTCCGCGACGGGCGTGGCTCCGTCACCGGAGCTTGTCCAAGAAGTTCTAAGGGTTTCTTATAACCATCCGTCGTCGGCGATCAAGTTCTTCCGGTGGGCGAGGCAGTTGGCGAAGCAGTCGGCATATTCGTGGAATCTAATGATTGATTTGCTGGGCAAGAACGAACTTTTCGAGGAAATGTGGAATGGCATTCGCACGATGAGACAAGAAAAGATCATTTCGTTGCCAACTTTCGTGTCCGTTTTTGGGAGTTACTGTTCTGCTGGCAGGTTCAAAGAAGCGATGATGAGCTTTGAAGTGATGGATAGGTACGAAGTTGAGAAGGATGTGGTGGCAGTGAATTCTCTACTGAGTGCAATTTGCACTGAGGAAAATCAAACATCAAAGGCATGGGAGTTCTTTGAGAAGTATAAAGAGAAGATTCCTCTTGATGGGGACTCATTCGCCATTTTATTGGAAGGTTGGGAGAAAGAAGGCAATGTGGAGAAAGCTGAGGTTGCATTTGGTGAAATGGTGAAAAGGATCGGCTGGAATCCTGAAAATGTTTCATCTTATGATGCATTTTTGACAACATTGGTTCGTGGGGGTCGATCTGAAGAGGCAATCAAAGTTCTTTtagaaatgaagaagaatggTTGTTTGCCAGGTTTGAAATTTCTGTCCAATGCTCTTGATAGTCTAATTCAGCAAAATGATGCAAACCATGCAATTCTATTGTGGGATATAGTTGTGGGAAGTGGATTAGTTCCTAACTTGATTATGTACAATGCCATAATCGGACTGCTCAGCGAGAAGAGTAAGATCAAAGACTCATTTCGGCTCTTTGATGCCATGGTTTTCCATGGTGCTTTTCCTAACTCCTCAACTTACAACCTGATCTTTAGCTGTTTGATTAAGAATAAGAAAGTTAAGGAAGCAAGTCAATTTTTCAGGGAGATGGTAAAGAATGAGTGCCCTCCTACCCCTTCTAATTGTGCTGCAGCTATCACAATGTTGTTTGATGGTTATGACCCTGAAACAGCCATTGATATATGGAACTACATGGTTGAGAATCACATCAAACCTATGGATGCAAGTGCAAATGCACTGCTCATTGGCCTCTGCAACTTGGATCGGTTAACAGAGGTTAAGAGCTTCGCCTACGATATGCTCGATCGGCGAATTGGAATATTGGAATCAACTATGAAGTTCTTAAAGAATAGTTTCTATCAGCAGAGGGGAGGTTTAAGAGAGAATTATGATAGTCTTTTGCGTAGGTGGAGAGCTTCTTCAATTTTGTAG
- the LOC120086339 gene encoding uncharacterized protein LOC120086339 isoform X3, with translation MQPSPSLITGPVRTLTTTARPSAIIIQAYQQYHQPNPNFISFFGYRPDLVGACTRRFSACASPSSGPQVPATSAPLIQSHLGATSRMSTLGKLDTIEEELEKAIYRCRFMAFLGVLGSLIGSVLCFIKGCVHVAASFSEYFVNRGKVIMLLVEAIDVYLLGTVMLVFGTGLYELFISHLGSARSSSKSSVEHKSNLFGLFTLKERPKWMNMTTVNELKTKLGHVIVMLLLIGFFDKSKKVVIQSPGDLLCLAVSIFLSSVTLFLLTKLTE, from the exons ATGCAACCGTCTCCCTCGTTAATTACTGGCCCTGTCAGAACTCTAACGACCACCGCCCGACCTTCCGCGATCATCATCCAAGCCTATCAGCAGTACCATCAACCTAATCCaaatttcattagtttttttgGGTATAGACCTGACCTTGTCGGTGCTTGTACCCGTAGATTTTCTGCTTGTGCAAGTCCCAGCTCAGGGCCTCAAGTTCCGGCCACTTCTGCTCCGTTAATCCAATCTCATCTTGGCGCTACGTCTCGGATGTCGACACTGGGAAAGTTGGATACCATCGAGGAGGAGCTTGAAAAG GCCATTTATCGATGCCGATTCATGGCATTTTTGGGCGTTTTAGGGTCTTTAATTGGCTCGGTACTCTGTTTCATCAAG GGGTGCGTTCATGTAGCAGCATCTTTCTCAGAGTACTTTGTAAATCGTGGAAAAGTGATCATGTTGCTAGTTGAGGCCATAG ATGTGTATCTCTTAGGAACTGTGATGCTAGTCTTTGGCACGGGTCTGTATGAGCTGTTTATCAGCCATCTTGGAAGTGCACGGTCATCATCAAAGAGTAGCGTCGAGCATAAATCAAACTTATTTGGCTTGTTTACTTTAAAG GAACGACCTAAATGGATGAACATGACGACCGTTAACGAACTGAAAACAAAGCTGGGGCATGTCATAGTGATGCTGCTTCTAATTGGGTTCTTTGACAAGAGTAAAAAGGTGGTTATACAATCTCCAGGTGATTTGCTTTGCTTAGCTGTTTCAATATTCCTTTCCTCTGTTACCCTGTTTTTGCTGACTAAACTAACTGAATGA